A window of the Gordonia humi genome harbors these coding sequences:
- a CDS encoding enoyl-CoA hydratase-related protein, whose translation MSQYEDITYEVVDNAGIITLNRPQRYNAFRAQTVDELIAAFQRAWSDHTVRAVILTGAGEKAFCTGGDVKQRAETGDYGPSELDRFRIGDLHKLMRDIPKPVIAAVNGIAVGGGHVLHVLADVTLAADTAKFGQAGPRVGSFDAGFGSAYLARVVGEKKAREIWFWCRQYSAAEALDMGLVNKVVPADRLLDEAKAWVAEVAEKSPTAIKFLKQSFNADTDHQAGFSNMAMTALDLFVVSPEGAEGAAAFAEKRPADFAAHVDWH comes from the coding sequence ATGAGCCAGTACGAAGACATCACCTACGAGGTCGTCGACAACGCGGGGATCATCACCCTCAACCGTCCGCAGCGGTACAACGCGTTCCGGGCGCAGACGGTCGACGAGCTGATCGCGGCCTTCCAGCGGGCCTGGTCCGACCACACGGTCCGCGCGGTGATCTTGACCGGTGCCGGCGAGAAGGCGTTCTGCACGGGCGGCGACGTCAAGCAGCGCGCCGAGACCGGCGACTACGGGCCGTCCGAGCTGGACCGCTTCCGCATCGGAGACCTGCACAAGCTCATGCGCGACATCCCGAAGCCGGTCATCGCCGCAGTCAACGGCATAGCGGTCGGCGGCGGCCACGTGCTGCACGTGCTCGCCGACGTCACCCTCGCCGCCGACACCGCGAAGTTCGGTCAGGCGGGCCCGCGCGTCGGATCGTTCGACGCCGGATTCGGCTCGGCGTATCTCGCCCGCGTCGTCGGCGAGAAGAAGGCGCGCGAGATCTGGTTCTGGTGCCGCCAGTACTCGGCCGCCGAGGCCCTCGACATGGGGTTGGTGAACAAGGTGGTTCCGGCCGACCGGCTGCTCGACGAGGCGAAGGCGTGGGTCGCCGAAGTCGCCGAGAAGAGCCCGACCGCCATCAAGTTCCTCAAGCAGTCGTTCAACGCCGACACCGATCACCAGGCGGGCTTCTCGAACATGGCGATGACCGCGCTCGACCTGTTCGTCGTCTCGCCCGAGGGCGCCGAGGGCGCCGCGGCGTTCGCCGAGAAGCGCCCGGCCGACTTCGCCGCCCACGTCGACTGGCACTAG
- a CDS encoding TetR/AcrR family transcriptional regulator, which yields MTADPQRTSVSEAVREVSASMRSRQILDAAARLMERAGSEAVSMQALAAEAGVSVGLIYRYFGGKDEVLLAVIVEVLDAFRTTVPAAVDAAGDDPVRRLAAAFTAYCQVIARYRHAAVLTYRESNALSIQGREKIKTLEVETSEPLRTAVRAGVDAGLLAAPNADLVAYDLLLLAHAWALKHWYFQQTMTLDEYADAQLALMLRALVRPEVRSDYADLLGDPPA from the coding sequence ATGACCGCGGATCCGCAGCGCACGTCAGTCAGCGAGGCCGTGCGCGAGGTCAGCGCCTCGATGCGATCGCGTCAGATACTCGACGCCGCCGCGCGACTCATGGAGCGCGCGGGTTCGGAAGCGGTGTCGATGCAGGCGTTGGCCGCCGAGGCGGGCGTGAGCGTCGGTCTGATCTATCGCTACTTCGGCGGCAAGGACGAAGTGCTACTCGCCGTCATCGTCGAGGTCCTCGACGCATTCCGGACCACGGTGCCCGCTGCCGTCGACGCGGCAGGCGACGATCCCGTTCGACGCCTCGCCGCCGCGTTCACCGCGTACTGCCAGGTGATCGCGCGTTACCGGCACGCCGCGGTTCTCACGTACCGGGAGTCGAATGCGCTCTCGATCCAGGGGCGCGAGAAGATCAAGACGCTCGAGGTCGAGACGAGTGAGCCGCTGCGCACCGCCGTCCGCGCAGGTGTCGACGCCGGCCTCCTCGCGGCGCCGAACGCCGACCTCGTCGCGTACGACCTGCTGCTCCTGGCCCACGCATGGGCCCTCAAGCACTGGTACTTCCAGCAGACGATGACCCTCGACGAGTACGCCGACGCCCAGCTCGCACTGATGCTGCGCGCGCTCGTGCGCCCCGAGGTCCGCTCCGACTACGCCGACCTCCTCGGCGATCCTCCGGCGTAG
- a CDS encoding SDR family NAD(P)-dependent oxidoreductase: MSKLTDKIAFVTGAGQGIGAAIATKLAAEGATVVVTDVNADTAEATAAELGNESIGLRVDVTSRDSVNAAVDTVIERFGRLDVLVNNAGWDKAEPFVESEPETWDRVIAINLYGVLNTSKKILPIMADQGFGHVVNLGSDAGRVGSSGEAVYSAAKGGVIAFTKSTAREMARSQVNINCVCPGPTDTALFASMGGEKLRAALQKAIPLRRLGQPEDLANTVAFLASDEASFITGQTVSVSGGLSMS, from the coding sequence ATGAGCAAGCTCACCGACAAGATCGCATTCGTCACCGGCGCCGGACAGGGGATCGGCGCGGCCATCGCGACGAAGCTGGCCGCCGAGGGCGCCACCGTCGTCGTCACCGACGTCAACGCCGACACCGCCGAGGCCACCGCGGCCGAACTCGGCAACGAAAGCATCGGCCTGCGGGTCGACGTCACCAGCCGCGACTCGGTGAACGCCGCCGTCGACACCGTCATCGAGCGGTTCGGGCGCCTCGACGTACTGGTCAACAACGCGGGCTGGGACAAGGCCGAACCGTTCGTCGAGTCCGAGCCCGAGACATGGGACCGGGTGATCGCGATCAACCTGTACGGCGTTCTCAACACCTCGAAGAAGATCCTGCCGATCATGGCCGACCAGGGATTCGGGCACGTGGTGAATCTCGGCTCGGACGCCGGCCGCGTCGGTTCCTCGGGCGAAGCCGTGTACTCGGCCGCCAAAGGCGGAGTCATCGCCTTCACCAAGTCGACCGCCCGTGAGATGGCGCGGTCGCAGGTCAACATCAACTGCGTGTGCCCCGGTCCCACGGACACCGCGCTGTTCGCGTCGATGGGCGGGGAGAAGCTGCGCGCCGCACTGCAGAAGGCCATCCCGCTGCGTCGTCTCGGTCAGCCCGAGGACCTCGCCAACACCGTCGCCTTCCTCGCCTCCGATGAGGCCTCCTTCATCACCGGACAGACCGTCAGCGTCAGCGGCGGCCTCTCCATGAGCTGA
- a CDS encoding acyl-CoA dehydrogenase family protein translates to MHYGFDDDQQVFRTEMARWADKVLAPHYQSDDKAAEFRRQQAVDMAEMGLTGLRIPEEYGGQDATAVIAGIAAEEVGRADFNAGYLIINTALISDILVRNCTDEQKAAWLPAIASGETVPCIMITEPEHGTDAAALGLKAVPTDDGWRLSGEKTSITLGMAADRAVVLARTGGAGARGVSAFWVDLTDPGVTRSPFDDLGSRAIGRASVHFDDVHVTSGDLIGQEGGGFVSVMQGFDYSRAIIGLLCLGAAQQSLDEAIAWARDRQAFGQPIGRFQGVSFPLAEHATYITGARHVCYEALWRKDNDVEHSAEAAMAKFWAPKLSADVIHQCLLTLGHVGYSTEHKVGQRLRDVIGLEIGDGTAQVSKLVISRSLLGRTAAP, encoded by the coding sequence GTGCACTACGGATTCGACGACGACCAGCAGGTGTTCCGCACCGAGATGGCCCGGTGGGCCGACAAGGTCCTGGCCCCGCATTACCAGTCCGACGACAAGGCCGCGGAGTTCCGGCGACAACAGGCCGTCGACATGGCTGAGATGGGCCTGACCGGACTGCGCATCCCCGAAGAGTACGGGGGACAGGACGCGACGGCGGTGATCGCCGGAATCGCCGCGGAAGAAGTCGGTCGGGCGGACTTCAACGCCGGCTACCTCATCATCAACACCGCGTTGATCAGCGACATCCTGGTACGCAACTGCACCGACGAGCAGAAGGCCGCGTGGCTGCCCGCGATCGCATCCGGGGAGACCGTCCCGTGCATCATGATCACCGAGCCCGAACACGGAACCGACGCCGCCGCACTGGGACTCAAGGCCGTACCCACCGACGACGGTTGGCGGCTGTCCGGGGAGAAGACCTCGATCACATTGGGCATGGCCGCCGACCGCGCCGTCGTACTGGCTCGCACCGGCGGCGCCGGTGCCCGCGGAGTCAGCGCCTTCTGGGTGGACCTGACCGATCCGGGCGTCACGAGGTCGCCCTTCGACGATCTGGGCAGCCGGGCCATCGGCCGAGCGTCGGTGCACTTCGACGACGTCCACGTGACGTCGGGAGATCTGATCGGTCAGGAGGGCGGCGGTTTCGTCTCGGTGATGCAGGGATTCGACTACTCCCGGGCGATCATCGGTCTGCTCTGTCTCGGAGCCGCGCAGCAATCGCTCGACGAAGCGATCGCCTGGGCGCGGGACCGGCAGGCGTTCGGCCAGCCGATCGGCAGATTCCAGGGCGTCTCGTTCCCGCTCGCCGAGCACGCCACCTACATCACCGGCGCCCGCCATGTCTGTTACGAGGCCCTGTGGCGCAAGGACAACGACGTCGAGCACTCGGCCGAAGCCGCGATGGCCAAGTTCTGGGCACCGAAACTGTCGGCCGACGTCATTCACCAATGCCTGCTGACTCTCGGTCATGTCGGCTACTCCACCGAACACAAGGTCGGCCAGCGCCTGCGCGACGTCATCGGCCTGGAGATCGGCGACGGCACCGCACAGGTCTCCAAGCTGGTCATCTCCCGCAGCCTCCTGGGACGTACCGCCGCCCCGTAG